In Geminocystis sp. M7585_C2015_104, a genomic segment contains:
- the coaBC gene encoding bifunctional phosphopantothenoylcysteine decarboxylase/phosphopantothenate--cysteine ligase CoaBC translates to MTAGDTLSQRHILVGVGGGIAAYKVAEVVSRLFQREAQVRVILTKSARQFISPLTFATLSRHQAYTDKDFWQAGHPRPLHILLGEWADLFLIAPLTANTLAKLVNGFADNLLTNAVLASTCPVVVAPAMNTDMWLQQSVQENWKKLATIPRYHPLYVNTGLLACDRHGQGRMAEASEIMTAIESIIYTRGKRDLTGKNILISGGGTREYIDTVRFLGNPATGKMAIALASACYYRGGNVTLVAGNIFPELLKSLPPIQIIPVTTAQQMEKAMLTHFPQADIVFMAAAVADLKPKQCYSSKLSKKSLPLQLELEYVTDIVAHLASIKQTHQKLIGFAAQTGDIVTPALEKLSQKKLDAIVANPIDKDNAGFATDTNEAVFIAKNGIQTPLPPSSKLTLAHRIIDLTLQL, encoded by the coding sequence ATGACGGCAGGGGATACCCTCTCCCAACGTCACATCCTGGTAGGAGTAGGGGGGGGCATTGCCGCCTATAAAGTGGCTGAGGTTGTCTCCCGACTCTTTCAAAGGGAAGCACAGGTGAGGGTTATTCTCACCAAGAGTGCGCGGCAGTTCATTTCTCCTCTTACCTTCGCCACCCTTTCCCGTCACCAGGCTTATACTGACAAAGACTTTTGGCAAGCAGGTCACCCACGCCCCCTTCACATCCTCCTGGGGGAATGGGCGGACTTGTTTCTCATTGCGCCCCTCACCGCCAATACTCTAGCCAAGCTGGTTAACGGTTTTGCCGACAATCTCCTTACTAACGCCGTTTTGGCCTCCACCTGCCCTGTTGTGGTGGCCCCTGCCATGAATACTGACATGTGGTTGCAACAATCTGTGCAGGAAAATTGGAAAAAATTGGCAACAATTCCCCGTTATCATCCACTCTACGTTAACACGGGATTGTTGGCCTGTGACCGTCATGGGCAGGGGAGAATGGCTGAAGCCAGCGAAATTATGACGGCCATTGAGTCTATTATCTACACCAGGGGTAAAAGAGACTTAACTGGTAAAAATATTTTAATCAGCGGTGGTGGTACTAGGGAGTACATTGATACTGTTCGTTTTTTGGGCAATCCCGCCACTGGTAAAATGGCTATTGCTTTGGCATCTGCCTGTTACTACCGGGGAGGCAATGTAACACTGGTGGCAGGCAATATCTTCCCAGAATTATTAAAATCCCTTCCCCCCATCCAGATTATACCCGTAACCACCGCCCAACAGATGGAAAAGGCCATGTTAACTCATTTCCCCCAGGCTGACATAGTCTTCATGGCGGCGGCGGTGGCAGACTTAAAGCCAAAACAATGTTATAGTAGCAAACTGAGTAAAAAATCCTTGCCCCTTCAGCTGGAATTGGAATACGTCACAGACATTGTCGCCCATTTAGCTAGTATAAAACAGACCCATCAGAAACTGATTGGTTTTGCCGCCCAGACGGGGGATATTGTCACCCCTGCCTTGGAAAAACTAAGTCAGAAGAAACTGGATGCCATCGTTGCCAATCCTATCGACAAAGACAATGCTGGCTTTGCCACAGATACCAATGAGGCGGTGTTTATTGCTAAAAACGGTATTCAAACCCCCCTTCCTCCCTCTTCTAAACTCACTTTGGCCCATCGTATTATAGATTTAACCCTCCAATTATAG
- a CDS encoding 5-formyltetrahydrofolate cyclo-ligase — protein MGEEKKQLRKQFLQQRRSLSKLQWREKSHLICAHLKETPFFAQSKVILAYSSIAGEPDLSSLWQEDEGKRVWGLPRCQGKDLVWHQWRPNTPLLPGKYNIPEPPADSPVIFPFQVDLILVPAVACDHRGYRLGYGGGYYDRLLSNQQWQKPVKIGIVFDFAYVEQLVTHQWDKPLDYVCTESGLKPGNKPL, from the coding sequence ATGGGGGAAGAAAAGAAACAGTTGAGGAAACAATTCCTGCAACAAAGAAGGAGTCTGTCAAAGTTACAGTGGCGGGAAAAAAGCCACCTGATTTGTGCCCATCTTAAAGAAACTCCCTTTTTTGCCCAAAGTAAGGTAATATTGGCCTATAGTAGTATAGCAGGAGAGCCGGACTTAAGCTCTCTTTGGCAGGAAGACGAGGGGAAACGTGTCTGGGGATTGCCTCGTTGTCAGGGGAAGGATTTAGTATGGCATCAGTGGCGGCCCAACACCCCCCTGTTACCAGGAAAGTATAACATTCCCGAGCCCCCGGCTGACTCTCCTGTTATTTTTCCCTTCCAGGTGGATTTGATTCTGGTGCCTGCGGTGGCTTGCGATCATCGTGGTTATCGTTTAGGATATGGTGGGGGTTATTATGACCGTCTGTTGAGCAACCAACAGTGGCAAAAACCGGTAAAAATAGGAATAGTGTTTGATTTTGCCTATGTAGAACAGTTAGTTACACACCAGTGGGACAAACCCCTAGACTATGTTTGTACAGAATCGGGACTAAAGCCAGGGAACAAACCCTTATAG
- a CDS encoding DUF2808 domain-containing protein, giving the protein MTRLWTNRYNLLATIALTATLMGGITPGVEAQSNPGLTIFSGVEQRDILNYHLDFGGRAGGWDRYRLRIPGKKLTQGVSKFFVVYPDYYKGEFDPKAIEVRVQNEPLPLEEVIWDKESRIVEIVLKQPLLESRQVEIVFSNVKNPDDGGTYYFQGQILTAGQIPLRLSVGTWILSIN; this is encoded by the coding sequence ATGACTAGATTGTGGACAAACAGATACAACCTCTTGGCGACAATAGCCCTTACAGCGACACTAATGGGTGGTATAACCCCTGGGGTGGAAGCACAAAGCAATCCGGGATTGACTATCTTCAGTGGTGTTGAGCAAAGGGATATACTAAACTATCACCTAGACTTTGGTGGTAGGGCGGGGGGTTGGGATCGTTATCGTTTACGCATTCCCGGTAAGAAACTAACCCAAGGGGTATCCAAATTCTTCGTTGTATACCCCGACTACTACAAGGGCGAGTTTGACCCCAAAGCCATTGAAGTAAGAGTCCAAAATGAACCCCTGCCATTAGAGGAGGTAATCTGGGATAAGGAAAGTCGCATTGTGGAAATAGTGCTAAAACAACCCCTGTTGGAAAGCCGTCAGGTGGAAATAGTCTTCTCCAATGTCAAAAACCCGGACGACGGTGGCACCTACTATTTCCAAGGCCAAATCCTCACCGCTGGACAAATCCCCCTGCGTTTGAGTGTGGGCACTTGGATTCTCAGCATTAACTGA
- the guaA gene encoding glutamine-hydrolyzing GMP synthase: MKRQKIVILDFGSQYSELIARRIRETEVYSEIISYRTSAEELKEMEPKGIILSGGPNSVYDEGAPLCDPGIWHLGIPVLGVCYGMQLMVKQLGGRVEKAERAEYGRAAIHIDDPTDLLTNVEEGSIVWMSHGDSCTQLPPGFTILAHTDNTPCAAIADHDRKLFGVQFHPEVVHTQYGTALIRNFVYHICGCQPTWTTKAFVEEAIREIRAQVGNKRVLLALSGGVDSSTLAFLLHEAIGDQLTCVFIDQGFMRKGEPERLMEIFDKQFHIKVEYVNARDRFLARLKGVTDPEEKRRIIGHEFIKVFEEESTRLGPFDYLAQGTLYPDVIESANTNVDPKTGERIAVKIKSHHNVGGLPENLRFKLVEPLRKLFKDEVRKVGKSIGLPEEIVWRHPFPGPGLAIRILGEVTEEKLEILREADHIVREEIRKRNMYHDFWQAFAVLLPVKTVGVMGDRRTYAYPVVVRLVTSEDGMTADWAKPPYELLEAISNRIVNEVHGVNRVVYDITSKPPGTIEWE, translated from the coding sequence TTGAAAAGACAGAAAATAGTAATCCTGGACTTCGGTTCCCAGTATTCAGAATTAATTGCCCGGCGCATTAGAGAAACGGAAGTTTACTCGGAAATAATATCCTACCGCACCAGCGCCGAGGAATTGAAAGAGATGGAACCGAAGGGCATCATCCTGTCAGGAGGCCCTAACTCGGTGTATGACGAGGGCGCACCCTTGTGTGACCCGGGAATCTGGCACCTCGGCATCCCTGTACTAGGGGTATGCTACGGCATGCAACTAATGGTAAAACAGCTGGGGGGCAGGGTGGAAAAGGCAGAAAGGGCAGAATATGGCAGGGCGGCTATCCACATTGACGACCCTACCGACCTGCTCACCAATGTAGAAGAAGGATCTATCGTCTGGATGAGTCATGGAGACTCTTGTACCCAATTGCCTCCCGGCTTTACTATCCTCGCCCACACGGATAATACCCCCTGCGCCGCCATTGCTGACCACGACCGGAAATTATTTGGAGTACAGTTTCACCCAGAAGTAGTACATACCCAGTATGGGACAGCCTTAATCCGTAATTTTGTGTACCACATATGTGGTTGTCAGCCCACTTGGACCACTAAGGCCTTTGTGGAAGAGGCCATTAGGGAAATTAGAGCCCAGGTGGGGAACAAAAGGGTATTATTGGCCTTGTCGGGGGGTGTAGACTCTTCAACCCTTGCCTTTCTCCTCCATGAGGCCATTGGTGACCAGCTGACCTGTGTTTTCATCGACCAAGGCTTCATGCGGAAAGGGGAACCGGAAAGGCTGATGGAAATATTCGACAAACAGTTCCACATCAAGGTGGAATATGTTAATGCCCGGGACCGTTTTCTGGCAAGACTCAAAGGTGTTACAGATCCAGAGGAAAAACGTCGCATCATCGGCCATGAGTTTATTAAGGTGTTTGAGGAAGAGTCTACGCGTCTAGGCCCCTTTGATTATCTGGCCCAGGGCACCCTCTATCCGGACGTGATCGAGTCGGCCAACACCAATGTGGATCCTAAAACTGGGGAAAGAATAGCAGTGAAAATCAAAAGCCATCACAATGTAGGGGGATTGCCGGAAAATCTGCGTTTTAAGTTGGTTGAGCCCCTACGGAAGCTATTTAAGGACGAAGTGCGTAAGGTAGGTAAAAGTATCGGACTGCCCGAGGAAATAGTATGGCGTCACCCCTTCCCAGGCCCAGGTCTAGCTATTAGGATTCTAGGGGAAGTCACCGAAGAAAAACTAGAGATTCTCAGGGAAGCTGACCACATTGTCCGAGAAGAGATTAGAAAACGCAACATGTACCACGACTTCTGGCAAGCCTTTGCCGTGTTGCTTCCCGTCAAGACTGTCGGGGTGATGGGGGATAGACGTACCTATGCCTACCCAGTTGTGGTACGTTTGGTTACCAGTGAGGATGGCATGACCGCCGACTGGGCAAAACCTCCCTATGAACTTCTGGAAGCCATCTCCAATCGCATTGTCAATGAAGTCCATGGGGTTAATAGAGTAGTTTATGATATTACGTCAAAACCACCAGGAACTATTGAGTGGGAGTAG
- the gmd gene encoding GDP-mannose 4,6-dehydratase: MAKRKVALITGVTGQDGSYLSELLLEKGYEVHGIIRRCSTFNTDRIDHIYQDPHEENARFFLHYGDLTDGTTLRRILEEVKPDEVYNLGAQSHVKVSFEAPEFTVDTVAMGTLRLLEAIRDYRQRTGIEVRYYQAGSSEMFGKVQEIPQKETTPFYPRSPYACAKVYAHWQTVNYREAYNLFACNGILFNHESPRRGETFVTRKITRAVARIVAGQQKKLYLGNLDAKRDWGYAKDYVKAMWLMLQQDEPDDYVIATGETHSVREFLELAFSYVGLNWEDYVEFDPRYLRPTEVDILVGDASKARQKLGWQPTVTFPELVRLMVDADLEAVGIKVSDKVKDHVQNRTNILHGMP; the protein is encoded by the coding sequence ATGGCGAAGAGAAAGGTAGCACTGATTACTGGTGTAACTGGACAAGATGGCTCTTACCTAAGTGAGCTATTGTTGGAGAAGGGATACGAAGTGCATGGTATTATCAGAAGATGTTCCACTTTTAATACTGACAGAATAGACCATATATATCAGGATCCCCACGAGGAAAATGCCCGTTTTTTTCTACACTACGGCGATTTAACCGACGGCACTACCCTCAGAAGGATACTAGAAGAGGTAAAGCCTGACGAGGTGTACAATCTTGGGGCGCAATCCCATGTAAAGGTAAGCTTTGAAGCCCCGGAATTCACAGTAGACACGGTGGCTATGGGCACTTTACGACTCCTAGAGGCTATTAGAGACTATCGCCAGCGTACTGGCATTGAGGTACGATACTATCAGGCCGGTTCATCGGAAATGTTTGGGAAAGTACAAGAAATCCCCCAGAAGGAAACTACCCCCTTCTATCCCCGTAGCCCCTACGCCTGTGCCAAAGTATATGCCCACTGGCAGACTGTCAACTATCGGGAAGCTTATAACCTCTTTGCTTGCAATGGTATTCTGTTCAACCATGAAAGTCCTCGTCGGGGGGAAACGTTTGTAACTAGGAAAATTACAAGGGCAGTGGCAAGAATAGTGGCCGGGCAACAGAAGAAGTTGTACTTGGGAAACTTGGATGCAAAACGAGACTGGGGATATGCCAAGGACTATGTGAAGGCTATGTGGTTGATGTTACAACAAGATGAGCCAGATGATTACGTAATTGCCACTGGGGAAACCCATTCAGTAAGGGAATTTCTAGAGTTGGCCTTCTCCTATGTGGGGTTAAACTGGGAGGATTACGTGGAATTCGACCCTCGTTATCTGCGCCCCACTGAGGTAGATATATTGGTGGGGGATGCTAGTAAAGCTAGACAGAAATTGGGATGGCAACCCACCGTTACCTTCCCCGAATTGGTGCGTCTTATGGTGGATGCAGATTTAGAGGCTGTCGGTATTAAAGTCAGTGACAAGGTGAAAGATCATGTACAGAATCGTACTAACATCCTCCATGGCATGCCCTAG
- a CDS encoding GDP-L-fucose synthase: MYMLDLSNKKILVTGGAGFLGKYVIAELVKAGANPDNITVPRSRDCDLRYWENCQKAVASQDIVIHLAAHVGGIGLNREKPAELFYDNFMMGAQLIHASYLAGVEKFVCVGTICAYPKYTPVPFKEEDLWNGYPEETNAPYGIAKKALLVQLQAYRAQYGFNGIYLLPVNLYGPGDNFDLRTSHVIPALIRKVHTAQQKGENSISVWGDGTPTREFLYAADAARGIVLATINYNNSEPVNLGTGEEISIRDLVALICELMGFRGDIVWETDKPNGQPRRCLDTTRAKQAFGFTAQVDLREGLKRTIEWYRQHAPLAVTS, encoded by the coding sequence ATATATATGTTGGATTTGAGTAACAAGAAAATACTAGTCACCGGTGGGGCGGGCTTTTTAGGAAAATACGTGATAGCGGAGTTAGTCAAAGCAGGGGCAAATCCCGATAATATTACCGTACCCCGTAGCCGCGACTGTGATTTGCGTTATTGGGAAAACTGTCAGAAGGCAGTAGCCTCCCAAGACATTGTAATCCACCTGGCTGCCCATGTGGGGGGTATTGGTTTGAATCGGGAGAAGCCAGCGGAATTATTCTATGACAACTTCATGATGGGGGCTCAGTTAATCCATGCCTCCTACCTGGCTGGGGTGGAAAAATTTGTCTGCGTGGGTACCATTTGTGCCTATCCTAAGTATACCCCTGTCCCCTTTAAAGAGGAGGACTTATGGAATGGCTATCCTGAAGAAACCAATGCCCCCTATGGTATAGCTAAAAAGGCCCTACTGGTGCAACTACAGGCCTATCGTGCCCAGTATGGCTTCAATGGCATTTACCTTCTTCCTGTTAATTTATACGGCCCTGGGGACAATTTTGATCTCCGTACTTCCCATGTAATACCGGCTCTTATTCGCAAAGTCCACACTGCCCAGCAAAAGGGGGAAAATAGCATTTCCGTATGGGGGGATGGCACCCCTACCCGGGAATTTTTGTATGCCGCCGATGCTGCTCGGGGAATTGTTTTAGCTACTATAAACTACAACAATAGTGAACCGGTGAACCTGGGCACAGGGGAGGAGATTAGCATCAGAGACTTAGTGGCGTTAATCTGTGAGTTGATGGGGTTTAGGGGGGATATAGTGTGGGAGACTGATAAACCCAATGGGCAACCCCGTCGTTGTTTAGACACCACTAGGGCAAAACAGGCCTTTGGTTTCACCGCCCAGGTAGACTTAAGAGAAGGCTTAAAGAGGACAATCGAATGGTATCGTCAACACGCCCCCCTGGCCGTAACATCGTAA
- a CDS encoding DUF2555 domain-containing protein, whose amino-acid sequence MSVVSLREEDFAKITPEDVAEIAARLENDDYDSPFEGLKDWHLLRAIAFHRQDLVEPYLHLLDLEVSDES is encoded by the coding sequence ATGAGCGTCGTCTCATTGAGGGAGGAGGATTTTGCCAAAATTACCCCGGAGGATGTGGCAGAAATTGCCGCCAGACTCGAAAATGACGACTATGATAGCCCCTTCGAGGGGTTAAAAGACTGGCACTTATTGAGGGCAATAGCTTTCCACCGTCAGGATTTAGTTGAGCCTTATTTGCATCTACTCGACTTAGAGGTATCTGACGAGTCATGA
- a CDS encoding FAD-dependent monooxygenase produces MSEITIIGAGIAGLTLARCLEIRGIDFQLYEQAASFEALGYGLQISPNAVRVLQELSLASQLDTISHRCYEFELRDFHKDAPLARWQIDSDTPYYHCRRADLHRLLFDSLEDKGRIHFSHPLQSYEEKGDYLLLRFPDKEITTKALIGADGVHSSVRTRLFPNYRPVYSGYTAFRAILPFRDEYEPLWGKATVWMGANHHLVAYPADRKKKWLNLVLVTRERQWQEEGWKIVADREEIRVIFANKPPFLQHMCQQLDKSPEICYKWGLFIHPVLPYWSKGRITLVGDAAHPMVPFQAQGAAMAIESAYILARCLAESRDIESAFLQYQKLRKPRATRVQKTSRQNAYIFHASGLGAVARNLILTAICAINPQWLNWKTAWIYDYDVTARGAC; encoded by the coding sequence ATGTCTGAGATTACGATAATAGGCGCCGGTATCGCCGGGTTAACCTTGGCTCGTTGTTTAGAAATAAGGGGCATCGACTTTCAATTGTACGAACAAGCCGCCTCTTTTGAGGCCCTGGGTTATGGTTTGCAGATTAGCCCCAATGCTGTTAGGGTGTTGCAAGAGTTGAGCCTGGCTTCACAATTGGATACCATCTCCCACCGCTGTTACGAGTTTGAATTAAGGGATTTCCACAAGGATGCCCCACTTGCCCGTTGGCAGATAGATAGTGACACCCCCTACTACCACTGTAGGAGGGCTGATTTACACCGGCTTCTGTTTGACTCTTTGGAAGACAAAGGCCGTATCCATTTCTCTCATCCTCTGCAATCCTATGAGGAGAAGGGGGACTATTTGTTACTACGCTTCCCTGACAAAGAGATTACCACCAAGGCCCTCATAGGAGCAGATGGGGTGCACTCCTCTGTGAGAACTCGTCTATTTCCTAACTACAGGCCCGTGTACTCGGGTTACACGGCTTTTAGGGCGATTTTGCCGTTTCGGGATGAGTACGAACCTCTATGGGGCAAAGCCACGGTGTGGATGGGGGCTAATCATCATCTGGTAGCCTACCCAGCCGACAGGAAAAAAAAATGGTTAAACTTGGTACTGGTAACAAGAGAAAGACAGTGGCAGGAGGAAGGATGGAAGATTGTCGCCGATAGGGAGGAAATAAGGGTCATTTTTGCCAATAAACCCCCCTTCCTTCAACATATGTGCCAACAGTTGGACAAAAGCCCTGAAATATGTTATAAGTGGGGACTGTTTATTCACCCAGTATTGCCCTATTGGTCAAAGGGGAGAATAACTCTGGTGGGAGACGCTGCCCATCCCATGGTTCCCTTTCAGGCACAGGGGGCGGCTATGGCCATAGAATCCGCCTATATCCTCGCCCGTTGTCTAGCAGAAAGCCGGGATATTGAGTCAGCCTTCCTCCAATACCAGAAGCTACGAAAACCTAGGGCCACCAGGGTGCAAAAAACCTCTCGCCAAAATGCCTATATATTCCACGCTTCGGGATTGGGGGCGGTTGCTAGGAATCTGATTTTGACTGCCATCTGTGCTATCAACCCTCAATGGCTTAACTGGAAAACCGCCTGGATATATGATTACGATGTTACGGCCAGGGGGGCGTGTTGA
- a CDS encoding methyltransferase domain-containing protein encodes MLGLYLLGALVLVLLIGIIIYLATPRRFESTETVAKSYDQWTEDGILEFYWGEHIHLGHYGNPPRRKDFIKAKEDFVHEMVKWGGLDKLPPGTMVLDVGCGIGGSCRILARDYGFDVTGITISPKQVERARQLTPEGLNVKFMVDNALCLSFPDNTFDVVWSIEAGPHMPDKAKYAQEMMRVLKPGGILVVADWNQRDDRQKPLNFWERLIMRQLLDQWSHPSFSSIEGFAEAIAATGMVEGEVVTADWTKETLPSWMESVWQGIYRPEGIIRFGLVGLIKALREVPTMILMRIAFGSGLCRFGMFRAVKKKSPTPTMTASSAETVSV; translated from the coding sequence ATGTTGGGTCTATACCTGCTGGGAGCACTAGTATTAGTCCTACTGATAGGGATAATAATATACCTGGCCACCCCTCGTCGTTTTGAGTCTACGGAGACAGTGGCTAAGTCCTATGACCAGTGGACAGAAGATGGTATTTTAGAATTCTACTGGGGTGAGCATATTCATTTGGGGCACTATGGCAATCCTCCCCGCAGAAAGGACTTTATAAAGGCCAAGGAGGATTTTGTCCACGAGATGGTAAAATGGGGGGGGTTGGATAAGTTGCCCCCAGGGACTATGGTTTTGGATGTGGGTTGTGGCATCGGGGGCAGTTGTCGTATCCTTGCCAGAGACTATGGTTTTGATGTGACTGGGATTACCATTAGTCCAAAACAGGTGGAAAGGGCAAGACAGCTGACTCCTGAGGGCCTAAACGTTAAGTTTATGGTGGATAACGCCCTCTGCCTCTCCTTCCCCGACAATACCTTTGATGTAGTATGGTCTATTGAAGCAGGCCCACATATGCCCGACAAAGCTAAATATGCCCAGGAGATGATGAGGGTGTTAAAACCCGGTGGCATACTGGTAGTAGCCGACTGGAATCAAAGGGATGACCGTCAAAAGCCCCTCAACTTCTGGGAAAGGCTGATTATGCGTCAACTGTTAGACCAATGGTCTCATCCCTCTTTTTCTAGTATAGAGGGTTTTGCTGAAGCCATTGCCGCCACCGGCATGGTAGAGGGAGAAGTAGTCACCGCCGATTGGACGAAGGAAACTCTCCCCTCCTGGATGGAGTCTGTTTGGCAGGGAATTTATCGCCCAGAAGGCATTATCCGTTTTGGCTTAGTGGGGTTAATAAAGGCACTAAGAGAGGTGCCTACCATGATTCTCATGCGTATTGCCTTTGGTAGTGGTTTATGTCGTTTTGGCATGTTTCGCGCCGTCAAGAAGAAATCTCCCACCCCCACCATGACAGCCTCCTCTGCCGAAACTGTTAGTGTGTGA
- the rnhA gene encoding ribonuclease HI, with product MNENLPQVEIYTDGSCLNNPGKGGYAAILIYGSHRKEIYGGYRYTTNNRMEIMAVIQGLKALKRPCRVNLYTDSQYVVNAMTKGWVEKWQKNNWRRSAHEKAKNVDLWQELLRVSKPHHVNYIWVRGHAGHPENERCDYLAHQAAMGSNLAEDEGLEEDILG from the coding sequence ATGAATGAAAACTTACCACAAGTAGAAATATATACAGACGGTTCTTGTTTGAATAACCCCGGAAAAGGGGGTTATGCTGCCATCCTCATATATGGAAGTCATCGCAAGGAGATATATGGGGGGTATCGTTATACCACCAACAACAGGATGGAAATAATGGCGGTTATCCAGGGGTTAAAGGCATTAAAACGCCCCTGCAGGGTGAATCTTTACACCGACTCCCAGTATGTAGTCAATGCCATGACGAAGGGGTGGGTGGAAAAATGGCAAAAAAACAACTGGCGGCGTAGTGCCCACGAAAAGGCGAAAAATGTGGACCTGTGGCAGGAGTTATTAAGGGTATCTAAACCCCATCACGTCAATTATATCTGGGTAAGGGGACATGCTGGTCATCCGGAAAACGAAAGATGTGATTACCTGGCCCACCAGGCTGCCATGGGGTCAAATTTAGCAGAAGATGAGGGATTAGAGGAGGACATTCTCGGTTAG
- a CDS encoding lecithin retinol acyltransferase family protein produces MAMGDQIYVWRDFQNLGGVYQHHGIDVGDGTVIHYRKPSEVIERTSIETFSKGRPIYVREYPEGFCFLPEVVVKRAFSRLGERKYNLLFNNCEHFATWCKTGISDSRQVREFIPIITKLDTYKLLEPIKQALQVSDPYTADDLVNKALADIKTVWEQIQPQFSQAKNEIENWEKVAILALQKNREDLAREALKRKKNWEKKAQDLERQLKHLAIMTENLLKNLKTNP; encoded by the coding sequence ATGGCAATGGGGGACCAGATTTACGTATGGCGGGATTTTCAAAATTTAGGGGGGGTATATCAGCATCATGGGATAGATGTGGGGGATGGGACAGTTATTCACTATCGTAAGCCTTCAGAGGTAATTGAAAGGACTTCCATAGAAACTTTTAGTAAGGGTAGACCTATTTATGTGAGGGAGTATCCGGAGGGGTTTTGTTTCTTGCCAGAAGTAGTGGTGAAAAGAGCATTTAGTCGTTTAGGGGAGAGAAAGTATAATCTACTGTTTAACAATTGTGAACACTTTGCCACCTGGTGTAAAACGGGAATTAGTGACAGTCGCCAGGTAAGAGAGTTTATACCTATTATCACTAAACTGGATACCTACAAACTTTTGGAGCCCATCAAACAAGCACTACAAGTGAGTGACCCATACACTGCCGATGACTTGGTAAATAAGGCCTTGGCCGATATTAAAACAGTTTGGGAACAAATACAACCCCAATTCAGCCAGGCGAAAAATGAAATTGAAAACTGGGAGAAAGTAGCCATTTTGGCCCTACAAAAGAATAGGGAAGACTTAGCCAGGGAGGCATTAAAACGGAAAAAAAACTGGGAAAAAAAGGCACAAGACTTAGAAAGGCAACTGAAACATTTGGCTATTATGACGGAGAATCTCTTGAAAAACCTAAAAACCAACCCCTGA